A section of the Deinococcus taeanensis genome encodes:
- the recO gene encoding DNA repair protein RecO: MRSRTANRSGIVIRRRVTPAGDIIVTMLTPQGKLKAIARGGVRGPLSSRLNLFHHVNVQVYQAPQNDLASVQQAVLEGALPTLAQPGRYAFAHLLAEFADTLFQEGEFSEQAFELFAGALRGVAHQPDPEWVAVVMSYKLLALAGFVPQTARCARCGAPDPAHPDPLGGQMLCRACAALPPYPAETLDFLQNMVRRTVRLSMDRPLPAEQRPALWRALERFVTAQVGSVHSWRQLLPAAELAGA; this comes from the coding sequence GTGAGGTCCCGGACCGCCAACCGCAGTGGCATCGTGATCCGGCGGCGCGTGACGCCCGCCGGGGACATCATCGTGACCATGTTGACCCCACAGGGGAAACTCAAGGCGATCGCGCGCGGTGGCGTGCGCGGCCCGCTGTCCAGCCGCCTGAACCTTTTTCATCACGTGAACGTGCAGGTGTACCAGGCGCCGCAGAATGACCTGGCCAGCGTCCAGCAGGCGGTGCTGGAAGGGGCGCTGCCCACTCTCGCGCAGCCCGGGCGCTACGCGTTCGCGCACCTGCTCGCCGAATTCGCAGACACCCTCTTCCAGGAAGGGGAATTCAGCGAGCAGGCTTTCGAACTGTTTGCCGGAGCGCTGCGCGGCGTGGCTCACCAGCCTGACCCGGAGTGGGTGGCGGTGGTCATGAGTTACAAGCTGCTCGCTCTAGCGGGCTTTGTACCGCAGACGGCCCGGTGTGCCCGCTGCGGCGCGCCGGACCCCGCGCATCCCGATCCACTGGGCGGGCAGATGCTGTGCCGCGCGTGCGCGGCCCTGCCGCCCTACCCGGCTGAGACGCTTGATTTTCTGCAGAACATGGTGCGGCGCACCGTGCGCCTCAGCATGGACCGGCCCCTGCCTGCCGAGCAGCGTCCGGCCCTGTGGCGTGCCCTGGAGCGTTTTGTGACCGCGCAGGTAGGCAGCGTGCATTCCTGGCGGCAGCTGCTGCCCGCGGCAGAACTGGCCGGCGCGTAG
- a CDS encoding 16S rRNA (uracil(1498)-N(3))-methyltransferase: MSAGRLPRHRLRVETLSPTMTLGPGEARHLHVLRLTPGDVVRVFDGRGAEALAEVTALEDLRAVLTLGEPVEGAVETPFALTVAVALLKADKLADVVRAVTELGAAQVQLLVTARADVREIGEQKLTRLNRVAQEAAKQSRRAVVPPVLPPVPLTSLTPAGAVLVAQPGASLRVMDVVTWETPVTVVTGPEGGLTDAEVQGLVARGAHAVTLGPRILRAETAPVALLGAIAALGL; the protein is encoded by the coding sequence GTGAGCGCCGGTCGGCTGCCGCGGCACCGGCTGCGGGTGGAGACGCTCTCCCCCACCATGACGCTCGGTCCGGGTGAGGCGCGGCACCTGCACGTGCTGCGCCTCACCCCCGGTGACGTCGTGCGGGTGTTCGACGGTCGCGGCGCCGAGGCGCTCGCGGAGGTCACGGCCCTGGAGGACCTGCGGGCGGTCCTGACCCTTGGTGAGCCGGTCGAGGGTGCCGTGGAGACGCCCTTTGCCCTCACCGTGGCAGTGGCGCTGCTGAAGGCGGACAAACTGGCGGATGTGGTGCGCGCCGTGACGGAACTGGGCGCCGCACAGGTTCAGCTGCTGGTCACGGCCCGCGCCGACGTCCGGGAGATTGGTGAGCAGAAGCTCACGCGACTCAACCGCGTGGCACAGGAGGCCGCCAAGCAGTCCCGCCGCGCCGTGGTGCCGCCCGTTCTGCCGCCCGTGCCGCTGACGTCTCTGACCCCGGCAGGCGCGGTCCTGGTGGCGCAGCCGGGCGCCAGTCTGCGCGTCATGGACGTGGTGACCTGGGAGACCCCCGTGACGGTCGTAACTGGCCCTGAAGGGGGATTGACCGACGCGGAGGTGCAGGGCCTCGTGGCGCGGGGGGCGCACGCCGTCACGCTCGGACCCCGCATTCTGCGCGCGGAAACCGCCCCAGTGGCGCTGCTCGGCGCCATCGCTGCGCTGGGCCTGTAA
- a CDS encoding 50S ribosomal protein L11 methyltransferase: MLVYHLPGTFETREDHLNLLWEAGATGLEERAGLIRAYFDEQTPLPDAVRDGEWRQEADQDWLAEFKANLRPVQAGRVTIVPPWLRAGVPDGQVGLVIEPGMAFGTGHHATTRMAVEALSALNLHGRTVLDVGTGSGVLAIAAALLGAGYALGVDIDPITIPIAQENARDNGVPAGRAAFMVGTLGDELPGDVVADGVFDVLVANLYAELHDLLAGAYVGHLRPGGPLVLTGILSGKLPLVLGALEREGFTDVTVREDGEWALVTARAGA, translated from the coding sequence ATGCTGGTGTATCACCTTCCGGGAACGTTCGAGACGCGCGAGGACCACCTCAACCTGCTGTGGGAGGCCGGCGCGACCGGACTGGAGGAGCGCGCCGGCCTGATCCGCGCGTACTTCGACGAGCAGACGCCGCTGCCTGACGCGGTGCGCGACGGGGAGTGGCGTCAGGAGGCGGATCAGGACTGGCTGGCAGAATTCAAGGCGAACCTGCGGCCGGTGCAGGCCGGGCGCGTGACCATCGTGCCGCCGTGGCTGCGCGCAGGCGTCCCGGACGGGCAGGTGGGGCTGGTCATCGAACCGGGCATGGCGTTCGGCACCGGGCACCACGCGACGACCCGCATGGCCGTGGAGGCCCTGTCTGCGCTGAATCTGCATGGCCGGACCGTGCTGGACGTCGGGACGGGCAGCGGGGTTCTGGCGATCGCGGCGGCCCTGCTGGGCGCCGGGTACGCCCTGGGGGTGGACATCGACCCGATCACCATTCCCATTGCGCAGGAGAACGCGCGCGATAACGGCGTGCCGGCAGGGCGCGCAGCGTTCATGGTGGGCACGCTGGGTGACGAGCTGCCTGGGGACGTGGTCGCTGACGGCGTGTTTGACGTGCTGGTGGCGAACCTGTACGCCGAACTGCACGACCTGCTGGCCGGCGCGTACGTGGGGCACCTGCGTCCGGGTGGGCCGCTGGTCCTGACCGGCATCCTGTCCGGCAAGCTGCCGCTGGTGCTGGGCGCGCTGGAGCGCGAGGGGTTCACCGACGTCACGGTGCGGGAGGACGGCGAGTGGGCGCTGGTCACCGCCCGGGCGGGCGCGTGA
- the proC gene encoding pyrroline-5-carboxylate reductase: protein MKLAIVGVGKLGLALLEGVTSRGVLAPAEIGLLDANAARVQDLGQRTGARVITPADLGHAERILISLQPRVFPEAAEWLAQPNVGYISTMAGVNVAALSRRLGTKRVVRVMPNLAATIGLSQTAITGPRDAGDAGDLAFAHTLFGAVGDAYELPEHLFNAFTGMSASGPAYAAVVAEALADGGVRMGLPRPLANELAAKLLVASGELLQRRAHPGMLKDEVASSGGTTIAGLAALESAAVRGGLIEAVVQATRRGNELGKDQD, encoded by the coding sequence ATGAAGCTCGCGATCGTTGGTGTCGGGAAACTCGGTCTGGCCCTGCTGGAGGGCGTCACCTCCCGGGGCGTCCTGGCGCCCGCGGAGATCGGCCTGCTTGACGCCAATGCCGCCCGCGTCCAGGACCTCGGCCAGCGGACCGGCGCCCGCGTGATCACGCCCGCAGACCTCGGGCACGCTGAACGGATCCTGATCAGCCTCCAGCCGCGTGTGTTCCCGGAAGCCGCCGAATGGCTCGCCCAGCCGAACGTGGGGTACATCAGCACCATGGCTGGCGTGAATGTCGCTGCGCTGTCCCGCCGGCTCGGGACCAAACGGGTCGTGCGGGTCATGCCGAATCTCGCCGCGACAATCGGGTTGTCCCAGACGGCCATCACTGGCCCCCGCGACGCCGGGGACGCCGGCGACCTCGCGTTCGCTCACACGCTGTTCGGCGCGGTCGGGGACGCGTACGAGCTGCCTGAACACCTGTTCAACGCGTTTACCGGCATGAGCGCCAGCGGCCCCGCCTACGCGGCCGTGGTCGCCGAGGCCCTCGCAGACGGCGGGGTACGCATGGGCCTGCCGCGTCCCCTGGCGAATGAACTGGCCGCGAAGCTTCTGGTGGCGAGCGGGGAACTTCTGCAGCGCCGCGCGCACCCGGGCATGCTGAAAGACGAAGTGGCGAGTTCGGGCGGCACCACCATCGCCGGCCTGGCCGCACTGGAATCGGCCGCGGTGCGGGGCGGGCTGATCGAGGCCGTGGTTCAGGCCACCCGGCGCGGCAACGAACTGGGCAAAGATCAGGACTGA
- the bshC gene encoding bacillithiol biosynthesis cysteine-adding enzyme BshC, whose translation MARNAGAEYRNGGLLDYVRLPVGALDTALAEERTDVDRAALAGALRDYHRELGTLDRHVQAALEKLAHPRSRVVVTGQQAGVLTGPAYSVHKGADAALLARSLDCEDAPVVAVYWVASQDHDAAEVASTTLLDLNERLHRLTLDVPGGVPVGRVKWQDGWTAQVHALLNAFAAPAEHVQAVRERFSRAVEGGGSYADVFARLIHGLLGSAGLVVLDPMHPALARLMAPTLIRELERPLASSQAIEAAASRLEADGFVPQLRRPDGATNLFVEEHDGQRRLLRSEGAVFSTPTRTYTGEELLALLELDPTRLTPAAGLRPAVQDALLPTVAFVVGPGEIAYGAQLREVYALHGLRQPLLWPRLSVTWLEPNVARLLRRLDATAAQVQADPDGVLGRALARERAAGAVTTARLDALDADLKALTDEIGALDPTLVGAAQRTRTRTTARVAHLQRLAARALARAEDERSGQLSRLRTHLLPNGVPQERELNLLTFLLKHGEAPLRQLLALPPGWQGEIEIP comes from the coding sequence ATGGCGCGGAACGCAGGAGCGGAATACAGGAATGGGGGCCTGCTGGACTACGTCCGGCTGCCGGTCGGCGCGCTGGACACCGCTCTGGCCGAGGAGCGCACGGACGTGGACCGCGCCGCCCTGGCCGGCGCGCTGCGGGACTACCACCGCGAACTGGGCACCCTGGACCGGCATGTGCAGGCGGCGCTGGAGAAACTGGCGCACCCGCGTTCAAGGGTGGTCGTGACCGGTCAGCAGGCCGGCGTCCTGACCGGCCCGGCGTACTCCGTTCACAAGGGCGCCGACGCAGCCCTGCTCGCCCGGTCGCTGGACTGCGAGGACGCACCGGTCGTGGCGGTGTACTGGGTGGCCAGCCAGGATCACGACGCGGCCGAGGTGGCGTCCACGACCCTGCTGGACCTGAATGAACGCCTGCACCGCCTGACGCTGGATGTCCCCGGCGGTGTGCCGGTCGGCCGCGTGAAGTGGCAGGACGGGTGGACGGCGCAGGTTCACGCGCTGCTGAACGCCTTCGCTGCCCCGGCCGAGCACGTGCAGGCCGTCCGTGAACGGTTCAGCCGCGCCGTGGAGGGGGGCGGCAGTTACGCCGACGTGTTCGCCCGGCTGATTCATGGGCTGCTGGGCAGCGCCGGCCTGGTGGTCCTTGACCCGATGCACCCGGCTCTGGCGCGCCTGATGGCGCCCACCCTGATCCGCGAACTGGAGCGGCCGCTCGCGTCGTCTCAGGCCATTGAGGCTGCCGCGTCGCGCCTGGAAGCGGACGGGTTCGTGCCGCAGCTGCGCCGCCCGGACGGTGCGACCAACCTGTTCGTGGAGGAGCACGACGGCCAGCGGCGGCTCCTGAGGTCGGAGGGCGCGGTGTTCTCGACCCCCACCCGCACCTATACGGGTGAGGAACTGCTGGCGCTTCTGGAACTGGACCCCACCCGGCTGACCCCTGCGGCCGGGCTGCGCCCGGCCGTGCAGGACGCCCTGCTGCCCACTGTGGCGTTCGTGGTCGGACCCGGGGAGATCGCGTACGGCGCGCAACTGCGCGAGGTGTATGCCCTGCACGGGCTGCGCCAGCCCCTGCTGTGGCCGCGCCTGAGCGTCACCTGGCTCGAACCGAACGTGGCGCGGCTGCTGCGGCGCCTGGACGCTACCGCCGCGCAGGTTCAGGCCGACCCGGACGGCGTGCTGGGCCGCGCCCTGGCGCGTGAGCGTGCAGCGGGCGCTGTAACGACGGCCCGACTGGACGCCCTGGACGCCGACCTGAAGGCCCTGACCGACGAGATCGGGGCGCTGGATCCCACCCTGGTGGGCGCCGCCCAACGCACCCGGACGCGAACGACCGCGCGCGTCGCCCACCTGCAGCGCCTCGCTGCGCGCGCCCTTGCCCGCGCGGAGGATGAACGCAGCGGGCAGCTGTCCCGCCTCAGGACGCACCTTCTGCCGAACGGGGTTCCGCAGGAACGCGAACTGAATCTCCTGACATTCCTGCTTAAGCACGGCGAGGCGCCGCTGCGGCAGCTGCTGGCCCTGCCGCCCGGCTGGCAGGGTGAAATCGAGATTCCCTGA
- a CDS encoding Crp/Fnr family transcriptional regulator, translated as MLPGAFGALPADVQAQVVAAGRVGRWSRSELLFHPEDLSETLFVLLRGSVRLYRLGVGAREVTLDVHGPGALLGVSALTPGARCGMYAEAMDDTEGLMLGQDALSRLTHAQPAVAVALTEQVTRQTRGVQERLSGLVFLEVSQRLALALLHLAEREGPWPEGGTLALRDRVSHQDLAHVVGSTRETITKLLGDFRSRGLLDLGYRRIILTDHDGLVRATREPLR; from the coding sequence ATGTTGCCCGGTGCTTTCGGTGCCCTGCCTGCAGACGTTCAGGCGCAGGTGGTGGCAGCGGGCCGGGTGGGCCGCTGGAGCCGCTCGGAGCTGTTGTTCCACCCGGAGGACCTGTCAGAGACGTTGTTTGTGCTGCTGCGCGGCTCGGTGCGGCTGTACCGGCTGGGGGTGGGCGCGCGTGAGGTCACGCTGGACGTGCACGGGCCGGGGGCGCTGCTGGGGGTGAGTGCCCTGACGCCAGGCGCGCGGTGCGGGATGTACGCCGAGGCCATGGACGACACCGAGGGGCTGATGCTGGGGCAGGACGCCCTGTCGCGCCTGACCCACGCGCAGCCGGCCGTGGCGGTCGCGTTGACCGAGCAGGTGACGCGGCAGACAAGAGGCGTGCAGGAGCGCCTGTCGGGTCTGGTGTTTCTTGAGGTTTCGCAGCGTCTGGCGCTGGCGCTGCTGCACCTCGCGGAGCGCGAGGGTCCCTGGCCGGAGGGGGGGACGCTGGCCCTGCGGGACCGGGTGTCGCATCAGGATCTGGCGCACGTGGTGGGAAGCACGCGGGAGACCATCACGAAGCTGCTGGGCGATTTCCGTTCGCGGGGGCTGCTGGATCTGGGGTACCGGCGGATCATCCTGACCGACCATGACGGGCTGGTGCGCGCCACCCGGGAGCCGCTGCGCTGA
- a CDS encoding WecB/TagA/CpsF family glycosyltransferase, producing the protein MTTPAPRQRLSLFDLPLDVVTLGETLDRLGHWIYQEPRAPHTVVTLNPEFIVQSRTQPDFVNAMQAADLVTADGVGIVWAARQLTGTDVPRAPGFDIVEGLMKRHGANLRVFFLGAKPGVAEIAAQNAARDYGIQVAGVHHGYFDLPEDQRVAELVRDSGADLLLTAMGAGRQETFNQYWRQVMNTPAMIGCGGVIDVLAGNADLAPAWTRRLGVEWIWRVGLDRKRWNRAPRLARFVQMVRAEKKRR; encoded by the coding sequence ATGACCACACCCGCTCCACGCCAGCGCCTCAGCCTGTTCGACCTGCCGCTGGACGTCGTCACCCTCGGCGAGACGCTGGACCGCCTGGGCCACTGGATCTACCAGGAGCCCCGCGCGCCGCACACCGTCGTGACCCTCAACCCGGAGTTTATCGTGCAGTCCCGCACCCAGCCGGACTTCGTGAACGCCATGCAGGCGGCCGATCTCGTCACCGCCGACGGCGTCGGTATCGTCTGGGCGGCGCGGCAGCTGACTGGAACTGACGTTCCGCGCGCCCCCGGGTTCGACATCGTGGAGGGCCTCATGAAACGCCACGGCGCGAACCTGCGCGTGTTCTTCCTGGGCGCCAAACCCGGCGTGGCGGAAATCGCGGCGCAGAACGCCGCCCGGGACTACGGCATTCAGGTGGCCGGCGTGCATCACGGCTACTTTGACCTGCCTGAGGATCAGCGCGTCGCGGAACTCGTGCGTGACAGCGGCGCCGACCTGCTCCTGACCGCCATGGGCGCCGGCCGGCAGGAAACGTTCAACCAGTACTGGCGGCAGGTGATGAACACGCCCGCCATGATCGGCTGCGGCGGCGTCATTGATGTCCTTGCCGGCAACGCCGACCTCGCCCCGGCCTGGACGCGGCGCCTGGGCGTCGAATGGATCTGGCGGGTGGGCCTGGACCGTAAACGCTGGAACCGCGCGCCTCGCCTCGCGCGCTTCGTGCAGATGGTCCGCGCCGAGAAGAAACGCCGCTGA
- a CDS encoding penicillin-binding transpeptidase domain-containing protein, whose protein sequence is MSRAGSALDRRERMRRRAGGRGEVRRAAQGASRVQWLALGFSVALLGLGGRLYQLQVVQHDQFAVRSASNYQRDEVLRALRGEIRTRDGVLLATNRLAVDLVYTGRRKADRETPIPAWDKIVYLAGIKGDVLVNGQPREPDYEREAQTVLARNISPEKLAALYEYTVLIPSLELRERLERVYPQGKMAAHLLGYVQEASEAQLQEDGYTQGDLVGRSGLEYSLQKTLEGKNGLRRREVTAAGKPQTERVIDAGLKGKDVVLTIDATLQRAAEQALREGLADVNRGRAKYGKPPEPYTRGAVIAIDPRTNEVLAMASSPAYDPNWFSQVPSPDPKAKNWAIDPNRPLAKLDAVTSNRVVQNYDSGSVFKPASTMAFVEKWGNRSFNCLPYVRYGGPRYNWHRSGSLGTVDGRLAIAYSCNTWYYQATIAADPIQFGNYLGRRVVELGFGRETGLELAGEKTGYIPSPENFEKRYGALNEQRVKNGEEPIPYYPGQALSFSIGQDSLLVTPAQVISVLSTLVNDGTRRNLTLLKAVGGQPAPRAAPERVRGQKKNFELIKEGMAITTAGTTPWGTAQHVLGPNFFPVRTGGKTGTAENGVSFRQGYAYTNAWYEGYGPIGTGKPPNFMVVTFFQNGGEGSGPALTAAAKMFAARWCVTLDERHHAPPGQTPCTGELEQMHQVYRVREARAKASAAKAQQGARTP, encoded by the coding sequence ATGAGCCGGGCTGGAAGTGCGCTGGACCGCCGGGAGCGGATGCGGCGCCGTGCGGGTGGGCGCGGAGAGGTGCGCCGCGCGGCGCAGGGGGCCAGCCGCGTGCAGTGGCTGGCGCTGGGGTTCAGCGTGGCGCTGCTGGGCCTCGGGGGTCGGCTATACCAGTTGCAGGTCGTTCAGCATGATCAGTTTGCGGTGCGGTCGGCCAGCAACTACCAGCGTGACGAGGTGCTGCGCGCGCTGCGAGGAGAGATCCGCACGCGTGACGGCGTGCTGCTCGCCACGAACCGCCTGGCGGTGGACCTGGTATACACGGGGCGGCGCAAGGCGGACCGCGAGACACCCATTCCGGCGTGGGACAAGATTGTGTACCTGGCGGGCATCAAGGGGGACGTGCTGGTGAACGGTCAGCCGCGCGAACCGGATTACGAGCGTGAAGCGCAGACGGTTCTGGCGCGGAACATCTCGCCGGAGAAGCTGGCGGCGCTGTACGAGTACACGGTGCTGATTCCCAGCCTGGAGCTGCGCGAGCGGCTGGAGCGCGTCTATCCGCAGGGGAAGATGGCGGCGCACCTGCTCGGGTACGTGCAGGAGGCCAGCGAGGCGCAGTTGCAAGAGGACGGGTACACGCAGGGTGACCTGGTGGGCCGCTCGGGGCTGGAGTACAGCCTGCAGAAGACGCTGGAAGGCAAGAACGGCCTGCGGCGCCGGGAGGTGACGGCAGCCGGAAAACCGCAGACGGAGCGGGTGATTGACGCTGGCCTGAAAGGCAAGGACGTGGTCCTGACGATCGACGCGACGCTGCAGCGGGCTGCGGAGCAGGCGCTGCGCGAGGGGCTGGCAGACGTGAACCGCGGACGGGCGAAGTACGGCAAGCCGCCGGAGCCCTACACGCGCGGCGCGGTGATTGCCATTGACCCGCGGACGAATGAGGTTCTGGCGATGGCGAGCAGCCCGGCGTACGACCCAAACTGGTTTTCCCAGGTGCCCAGCCCGGACCCGAAAGCGAAAAACTGGGCGATTGACCCGAACCGGCCGCTGGCGAAGCTGGACGCGGTGACCAGTAACCGCGTGGTTCAGAATTACGATTCGGGCAGTGTGTTCAAGCCGGCGTCCACGATGGCGTTCGTGGAGAAGTGGGGGAACCGGTCGTTTAACTGCCTGCCGTACGTGAGGTACGGCGGGCCGCGGTACAACTGGCACCGCTCGGGGAGTCTGGGCACGGTGGATGGCCGGCTGGCCATCGCCTACTCCTGCAACACGTGGTACTACCAGGCGACCATTGCCGCGGACCCGATCCAGTTCGGGAACTACCTGGGGCGGCGTGTGGTGGAACTGGGGTTCGGGCGGGAGACTGGTCTGGAACTGGCCGGTGAGAAGACCGGGTACATTCCAAGTCCGGAGAATTTCGAGAAGAGGTACGGCGCCCTGAACGAGCAGCGCGTGAAGAACGGGGAGGAGCCGATTCCCTACTACCCGGGGCAGGCGCTGTCGTTCTCGATCGGGCAGGATTCGCTGCTGGTCACGCCGGCGCAGGTGATTTCGGTGCTGTCCACTCTGGTGAATGACGGCACGCGCCGGAACCTGACGCTCCTGAAGGCGGTGGGGGGGCAGCCGGCGCCGCGCGCCGCGCCGGAGCGGGTGCGGGGGCAGAAGAAGAATTTCGAGCTGATCAAGGAGGGCATGGCGATCACTACGGCGGGCACGACGCCGTGGGGAACGGCGCAGCATGTCCTGGGGCCGAATTTCTTTCCGGTCCGCACGGGTGGGAAGACCGGCACCGCGGAGAACGGCGTGAGTTTCCGTCAGGGGTACGCGTACACGAACGCGTGGTACGAAGGGTACGGGCCGATCGGAACGGGGAAACCCCCGAACTTCATGGTGGTGACGTTCTTCCAGAACGGCGGGGAAGGGTCGGGGCCGGCGCTGACCGCCGCGGCGAAGATGTTCGCGGCGCGCTGGTGCGTCACGCTGGACGAGCGGCATCATGCGCCGCCCGGTCAGACGCCCTGCACCGGGGAGCTGGAGCAGATGCACCAGGTGTACAGGGTCCGCGAGGCGCGGGCGAAAGCCAGCGCTGCGAAGGCGCAGCAGGGCGCACGCACGCCCTAG
- the mreD gene encoding rod shape-determining protein MreD yields the protein MTQRNSGRWVRLALYLVLLVAAQGLLSRLADALGVPAPDLFLLTGVALASRSAPVPALVGAYGLGLLQDVLGGGVLGLHAAGVAGGALMALLVRRYLSDSGTLQALLSVLFGLLGEWLTFLILTYWLRTDLVTVDILRTVVPLLFVGTFVVSLVWDRLITWAFGPRSTVEDQLS from the coding sequence TTGACCCAACGTAATTCGGGGCGCTGGGTTCGGCTGGCCCTCTACCTGGTGCTGCTGGTGGCGGCGCAGGGGCTGCTGTCTCGCCTGGCGGACGCGCTGGGGGTGCCCGCGCCGGATCTGTTCCTGCTGACGGGGGTGGCCCTTGCGTCCCGGTCCGCGCCGGTGCCAGCGCTTGTGGGAGCGTACGGGCTGGGGCTGTTGCAGGACGTCCTGGGGGGCGGGGTGCTGGGCCTGCACGCGGCGGGCGTGGCCGGCGGGGCGTTGATGGCGCTGCTGGTACGGCGGTACCTGTCGGATTCGGGCACGCTGCAGGCGCTGCTGAGCGTGCTGTTCGGGCTGCTGGGAGAGTGGCTCACGTTCCTGATCCTGACGTACTGGTTGCGGACGGACCTGGTGACGGTGGACATCCTGCGGACGGTCGTGCCGTTGCTGTTCGTGGGAACTTTTGTGGTGTCGCTGGTGTGGGATCGTCTGATCACTTGGGCCTTCGGGCCGCGGTCGACTGTGGAGGATCAACTGTCATGA
- the mreC gene encoding rod shape-determining protein MreC, translated as MKGWRRVLLVFAGLLFVSMVLTRFQVVAPSALRAGTAPVTRVSVAAADNVRRAYTVLLQDRDQSREVRALRKHNDQLTQRNELLSREVARLKQVLVITTTQAPNALAIAQVIGVDPSALQARLELNRGSRDGVRVRMPVTVPAGLVGQVTDVSAGQATVLALVDPESAVGVTLQGGRGGRGVARGLPPDRLKAEFSRSVPIRVGDVLVTNSQGGVYPVGIPVGKVEQVLPMGPNDISRTVIVKPAVDVGVVEDVTILEGL; from the coding sequence GTGAAGGGGTGGCGTCGTGTGCTGCTGGTGTTTGCGGGCCTGCTGTTTGTGAGCATGGTCCTGACGCGCTTTCAGGTCGTGGCGCCTTCCGCGCTGCGGGCAGGGACCGCGCCGGTCACGCGCGTGTCGGTGGCGGCGGCGGACAATGTGCGCCGGGCGTACACGGTGTTGCTGCAGGACCGGGACCAGTCGCGGGAGGTGCGGGCGCTGCGCAAGCACAATGACCAGCTCACGCAGCGCAACGAGCTGCTGTCACGGGAGGTGGCGCGGCTGAAACAGGTGCTGGTCATCACCACGACGCAGGCCCCGAACGCGCTGGCGATCGCGCAGGTGATTGGGGTGGATCCCAGCGCGTTGCAGGCGCGGCTGGAGTTGAACCGTGGTTCGCGTGACGGGGTGCGTGTGCGCATGCCGGTGACCGTTCCGGCAGGTCTGGTGGGGCAGGTGACGGACGTGTCGGCAGGGCAGGCGACGGTGCTGGCCCTGGTGGACCCGGAGAGCGCGGTGGGGGTGACCCTCCAGGGGGGACGGGGGGGGCGCGGCGTGGCCCGCGGCCTGCCGCCGGACCGTTTGAAGGCAGAATTCTCGCGGAGCGTGCCGATCCGTGTGGGGGACGTGCTGGTGACGAACAGTCAGGGGGGTGTCTATCCGGTGGGCATTCCCGTGGGGAAGGTGGAGCAGGTGCTGCCGATGGGGCCGAATGACATCAGCCGGACCGTGATTGTGAAGCCCGCCGTGGACGTGGGTGTGGTCGAGGACGTCACCATTCTGGAGGGCCTGTGA
- a CDS encoding Maf family nucleotide pyrophosphatase, which translates to MTPVEAGRPAGVPEVVLASGSPRRRELLGSLGVPFRVQVSGEAEDSPELNPERLAAELALLKGRSVAEQLPGAVVIAADTVVAVGGLLLAKPATAEENAAFLERLSGRVHEVFTGVAVLWAGAERVEVARTAVTFRTLLPEEIAFYAATGEGLDKAGGYGIQGVGMALVSHLEGEYSNVVGFPLSVVTRLLREAGVPVWGTARVPEVRPA; encoded by the coding sequence GTGACGCCGGTGGAGGCCGGCCGCCCGGCGGGCGTGCCGGAGGTGGTGCTGGCGTCGGGCAGTCCTCGCCGGCGGGAACTGCTGGGGTCACTGGGGGTGCCGTTCCGGGTGCAGGTCAGCGGCGAGGCGGAAGACAGCCCCGAGCTGAATCCGGAGCGTCTGGCGGCGGAGCTGGCGCTCCTGAAGGGCCGGTCCGTGGCGGAGCAGCTGCCGGGCGCGGTGGTCATTGCGGCGGATACCGTGGTGGCCGTGGGTGGGCTGCTGCTGGCGAAGCCGGCCACTGCCGAGGAGAATGCGGCGTTTCTGGAGCGGCTGTCGGGCCGCGTGCATGAGGTCTTTACGGGTGTGGCGGTCCTGTGGGCCGGTGCCGAGCGGGTGGAAGTGGCACGCACGGCGGTGACGTTCCGGACCTTGCTGCCCGAGGAGATCGCGTTCTACGCCGCGACCGGTGAGGGCCTGGACAAGGCGGGCGGGTACGGTATTCAGGGTGTGGGGATGGCCCTCGTGTCTCACCTGGAGGGCGAATACTCGAACGTGGTGGGCTTTCCGCTGAGTGTGGTGACGCGGCTCCTGCGGGAAGCGGGAGTGCCGGTGTGGGGCACGGCGCGGGTGCCGGAGGTGCGGCCGGCGTGA